The DNA sequence GGTTGATTCGATTTACATGTATATGTTACATGTATTTAGTATAAATCGACTTAacttaattcaatttttatatatataattaagataagATTTGTATgagaaatgctatttgtacaccaaaatcagccactaaaatcagccaccaatatatttgtgtataaatatatatgtggtttaatttatttttaatgtatatttatattctaacatatattttatactagtagctGATTTTAATGGCTAATTTTTGTGTACACGTAACATAACCCAAGATGTATAATCAAttctacataattttaaattgcaTAAATTTTATTAACGTGAATTATCCGTATTACTCTAAAATTGCAAGAGTgagaattaaataaattaataatcaaataaaaatgtttaataacaaaaaaaaattaataaaaaatagtcaaaatttattttattaaataatttttttttcgctCTAACATTACTATTACTGATAATCAAATAGGTGTTTCATGGTCCAAATATTTATCACGCGTTCTTTATACTGTAGGGGACAATATTGGAATCATACTCTTAGGATGGCTAGGTGGCTATTGCGAGAAAAACCAATATGAAAGATGAGGTGATCTAATTAAGGCCAAGTATCAGGTTGATATGAGGTGATATATCCTTCTTAACttaatattctcctaaattttacataaaaataagttaaataaactttaaaatttcaaaattaataaatactactACTAGATTGATTAGAGAAGAATATTCAATAGTACAAGGTTGTAGTACAGGAAATTAGGAAAAGCACCGCTGTCTTAACAATGAAATTAACACCGGTGGTCATAGCCCATGGAAATCTGATGTTCCAGTCATCcctcaaatatttatttttttacaaagaaACTCTTCTCACTCTCCCGTAGTACTTACCCATGGTTAAGTGGCGCCGCTTTAGCctaatttttttaatgcatatgCAGATACTATGTTAAGTTCTTACTTCTTAAGTCTTAACtcattttcaaataaataatatattctctccttgtttctctctctctctctctcttcctttgaGGCTTGAGCCCCTACCAAACACCGCCGCCTTATAGGACCGTTGTACACAGTTCCCACCGCCCACGACTCCACCCAGAAAATGTTGAACACTTGAAACCCTGTCTCATAGGAACCAGCAAcacctttctctcttttctcaccCTCCAATCCCAACACTCCTCTCCATTTCTAGGGAAAAACCAAAAGTTAACAcacatttttaattattatcataAGGTCTCAGTTGACCAGTGATTATAACGTAGGTGATCCTtgtgtttcatttcatttcatgGAATACTAAACAGGTAGTTTTCAGCTTtccagagaagagaaaagagtacTACTTACATCTGCATATGAATGAGCCTCTGCCCTCATTCATAAATTGATTGAGCAGCTATGACGACGGAGCCACCACCAATGCCACTTTCCGGCGAGGAAGCCGCCACCTTATCGGCTTTGGACTTAGAAACCGCACCTCAACCACCCGCCCCGCCCCTAAAAAAGAAGCGAAACCTCCCTGGAATGCCAGGTACATTCAatcattaattaactaattaactaattaatacaACACCACTATCTTTTTAACTCAGAtgtcttaaatttttaaaaagcttACTCCATTTTGTGTCACTTTATGAGTGCTTTTGAATAATGTTCTTCAGATCCGGATGCTGAAGTGATTGCTTTGTCGCCAAAGACGCTGTTAGCGACGAACCGTTTCGTGTGCGAGATCTGCAACAAGGGGTTCCAGAGGGACCAGAACCTCCAGCTCCACCGGCGGGGACACAACCTCCCGTGGAAGCTCCGGCAGCGTGCCACCAAGGAGGTAAGAAAGAGGGTGTACGTGTGCCCCGAACCTTCGTGTGTCCACCACAATCCTTCCAGGGCGCTCGGCGACCTCACCGGCATCAAGAAGCACTTCTGCAGAAAGCACGGCGAGAAGAAGCTCAAATGCGAACGTTGCTCAAAGAAATACGCCGTTCAATCCGATTGGAAGGCACACATGAAGACCTGCGGAACCAGAGAGTACAGATGCGGTTGCGGAACCTTGTTCTCtaggtttttcttcttttcaatttCCTTCAAAATCATTGATCCTTTGATTCTTCTCTTTTCTGCTTCTAATAGTGTGTGTCTCGTGTGTGTGAAAAAGGAGGGATAGCTTTGTTACGCATAGAGCTTTTTGCGATGCGTTAGCTGAAGAGAGTGCTAAGGCTCAAACCCTAAGCACTGATGACAAGGACGGTGTTGGTGCTGGTGCTGGTGCTGGTGTGACTGCGGCTTCTTCTTCATCGCCGCCGCAGCCACCGCTTACTCCGTCGACTTCGGTGGTGTCTCCGACTCTGTCAATTCAGAGCTCAGGTAGGTACTGTTCAATGGCTGTTTCCGAGCGTCGTTTTGCTGTTTGCACGTTCCTTTTCGTACATCGGGTCAAATCTCTTGTCAATTTATGTTTGAAATTATTTTCATCCACATTCAATTACACGCTAgaattttcaaattaattatgAAATTTTGCTAAAGAATGTCTTAGGTGTATTATACAAagaattagaataatttttttttgctgtATATTCAACTTATTAAAAATTtacagaatatatattaaaataagtattgacaaattttattattttaaaattttaaaattttataaaaataagatatataaatttttttgttatattttacatcatttatttttttaaataaaaataacaaatttaactaaaaaattacatattttatttttataaaatttaataatttcaatataataaatttttttaaaaaataaaaaacgccAAGGGCAAAATTTCTTTTGAACCTGTTTGAGTATATACCCAAAATTATATTCTATAGTTGTagctatttaattatttaatttaagataCTTTTAGAGGCATGACGCAGACGTCAATTAAACTCAGAGGATCCGTTTTTTGTCATTACTATAGTATATACATACTACCATGtgtttccattttattttattttatttttttccaattgtttttgCTCTTGCGGACGGGGTCTTTTGGAAGCTGACAATTTAAGGCAATTTAAGCAGTAGCGAGTAGTGACAAACCCGTAATCTGGTCGTTGTCATGTGGTGgttttatgaaaaagaaaatgttaaaaattcacatttctccTAATTTATTTTgagaagaaaagcaagaaaacGGAGATGAAGTACGTTCTcttattcttcattttatttatttttatagaataatttaaaacttAGAACTTACAACTCATTAATGTttcttttctttccatttcatCTCACCTTTTTTCCACCCATCCAAACATACGGATATATAGTAACACCTTGATTTTCCAGTGTGGAGTTAGGCCATTGTCTCCAAATTTAATAACAGACATAAGTGAGATACTGAAGTTAAAGTAGTACCAGATATTTCCATTTATCAATGGGCTTGTTGTCTTGGTTTTTAGTACTCATATTTAGGGAAACGATGATTGTATTATTTTTGTGTATATCTGTTTTCTATaatgatttttaatattaaaagtaaaaaaatacaaGTGATGCATATAACATTTTTTTCGCTTTGGCATCAGAAATTCCGGAAAATGCGACGAGGCTGTCACCGCCAACAACGTGTGTTGCGAAAGCTGTGACAACTAGCACTGTTCTTGCAACTGTGTTGGCATCCTCAGCCGGAGCAGCAGCACCATCAACCACCTCATTCCCCAACGTCACGGCAGCCACGTCACTCTCCCTCTCCGTGCCACTCTATCTCTCCAACAACGTTAACGACCCTCGCCATCACTACACTGCATGTCCACAGCCATCAACAACAGCTGCACTGTCTGCCACCGCATTGCTCCAGAAGGCAGCTCAAATGGGTGCAGCTTCTTCCAACACGTCGCTTCTTCGAGGTTTAGGCTTAGCCACGTCATCTACGGGATATCATCCTCAAGACGAGAGCGGCATTGAGAACCCAATAATGCAATGGAACATGAGCAGCCATGTGAAGCAAGAGAATCCGAGTTTGGCAGATCATAACCTTGGGCTTGGACTTCCATGTGGGGATCCGGGTTTTGCAGATGTGATGATGGGGTCCCCTCCCATGACCCGGGATCTTCTTGGTCTTGGGATCGGTGGCAATGGCGGTGATAATGTTAGCAGGGGTGGTCTTTCTGCTTTGTTAACCTCTTTTGGAGGGAACTTCGATTCATCTGGAGATGCAGGTGGAGTTCGCCACCAGTAGTTGATGTGGCTCGCCGCGCTTTTTTTGGTGACGAGAAATCAACTCTACCCTTGTATATCCTTTGAGCTTTCCCAGTCAGAAAAATGACGGGTAAAGACATAAAGTCACACTTATATTAATCTCACGTCACATGTAGTATACAAACCTCTTTTTCGGGATATAATTATTGTATGCCCAAGTGTTTTGTACTTTTGTCTTTCTCTGTAATGAGTGTTTTAATTTGGTTCCTTACCCCCTTCTTGGTAGATCAACGGACAATTAAAATTGTAGAAAAATGATGAAATATGACATGCATGGGATAATGTAGAACTGAGCTACTGTAACTATACGCCTTAGATGAAGGAAAATATTTTGTACATACGAAGGTAAGATTCCCTTGGTAGTTAGTTCATCTCTTTGGAGAAGTGTTCAACTTCAAATTTCATTTCTCAGAAGATTACTGCTCGCCAAGAATTGCAGTTGTTTTATTCTTTATATTTTGTATCTTCTGATACAACCCTTAGTCAAACAATGTGTTACGTGAAtgtttttatttagaaaagataTTTATGCTCCTTTTTGTATTTAACACTTATGAGTTGTCTTTTACTACTAGACTTCCTGTTGCTCGACCTTGATGTgttgagcactttttactttaaaagaaaaaaaacacttATGAGTATACATTATACAATATGTTCAAACAATTTGAAAGTGTAATTTAATAAGTGTACATTATACAATATGTTCAAACAATTTGAAAGTGTAATTTAAAAACATAGTACTagataaaaagcaaaagaaaagataagTAAAATCATTTTTTAACATGAAAATGGATAACCTTGAAAATGGGAAACAAGTCTCAAGAGGAGGGCGGGTTTCAACTTCCAAGTTCAAACTCGGAGTGTTGGCATCATTATTGCTTCGGGAATGGATTTATGAGAGAGTGGATGGCGGTGGCGGTAGTCAATTGTGGGGCGTGTATGTGTGTGTACGTGAATTCGACTTAGCTTATGGGGGGTCCTGCTTCCCTTCCTTCTCCGTCTTTTTAATATTCAATGTACGTATAGCTGGCGTGTGGTGACCACCAAGGCACCAATTGTGTGGAAAATCTACccaggttaattttttttttttcaacattccTTCAAATCTTAATCGATTTTAAAGTTCTAATATCAGTAGCcaccagaaaaacaaaaagttctGATACCAGTGTATCGGTAAGAATTGAAGACTAATGCTTACAGAGTTACAGTAACGTCCCCCAAAGCAGAGTATTCGGTACAGCTTACGAGTTCCTTGGATACGGTACATGTTTAATGTTTACAGTAACTCTGAGgctaagttttttaaaaaatgctATTGGTAcaaccacatatatatatatatatatatatatatatatatatatatatttttttttttaatttatttttaatatgtatttatattttaacatatattttatattaataattaattttaataactaattttaattttagtatacacataaaatatttgtattttttatatgaattaaaATTGTGTGTTATCGCCGATTATTCTAGTCGTtcgaatttttttctaatatggaactaatttttattataaattgtaAATTAGCAAATTGTTCCCAATGATTTGTTTGTTGACATGATGTAAAAGGAATTTCGACAGTCCGATTTTATGATGCCCAAAATGGAGGGGGACAAAATTGGGAGGGTTTAAGTTATGGTTTGATgttttttttagataataaaatTGCAAATTGCTGGGTTTGATTTACATTGatgcaaaaaaattttaaaagccaaATAGAAAATTAGAGTGTCCTACTTAGAGATGGGAATTTTTATAGGGGTGAGACGCTTCTCttatccttctctctctctttttctttttttttttttcccattttcGTTATgagttttcgtttttttttttttcggaggCAGATATTCgtagatatttattaatattattaaatttaatttaaaaaattaatacaattataataaaattttatataatttaataaaatatatcaaataaaacataatttaacacaaaattaacataataacacacattaaacttttaatatataaattaaaataaaataaattagagttATTTACAcaacttttatatatatgaatatttaagtaattttttttttttgcaaaaatttCATTAATCCTGTGAGGCGAGTATCTCAATTTCCACCTCTGTCTTCATTTATTTGTGAGACAGATTTTTGTTCCGATAGAAATTTTGTAGGTCCCTGTTAACCTCTTTGTTGTGAATAATTTTTGCGGGTGCAAATTTTTTTGCTATCCCTACTTCTATTAGTGGAATCTATAAATATGCAGTGTGTTTTTACCAATTGtgcatttttctctttcatcttcacctcgttctttctttcttttaataaCAGAAGAGAATGAGTGAAAGTAACAGTGACAAaaatactacaagaaaaacgttgaaTACCGTCAGAATTACCATTGGATTTTCCGGCAAAAAGGAGGAAAACTTCGTTGCCATAAAAGGTTACCGTCGGAAGAGATTTTCCGTCGCTAAAGCCGATGGTAATTATTGGCGCGAAAATATAACTCACCGGCGCCAATGTTACAGTTGGATTTTCCGCTGGTATTACGGTTTAATGAAATGCGTCGTTTTGGTGATTTACAGTTGAAAAAATCCAACGGTAAAATTGGATTGAAATTCAAATGCGAAACCCTTCCCCCTCAGTTGTGCGAATGCtccatctcttctctctctcttctcatcTTCTCTCTCCCTCACCGTCGAACTATCACTGTTGCCACTGCCGGGGGTACCCACTGAAGTCACCGCTACACGTCGTCGTTGATTCTGCTACTGCTATTGTCCTCGCCGTATTTTTTGCCGTGGTTTTTGTTCACGTTGTCGTCACTGCCACCTCTGTCACCACCATGTTAAAGAGACCATGCAGCCACTATCATTGGATTTATTGGTTATATGGTTATCTTATTTTTACATATTAATTTgtgattttaatattttgttaaagtTTTTGTTAAACCAGTGGTTAAATTTGTTTAATGAAGTGTGCGCTTAGGATTTGCTATGTTAATTTAATggatatcaaaattaaataatgttaAAGTAGGTTAAGTAAGGTGAGATTAAAAGTGCTTGTATTATTGGAAGATTTTAGTTGAGTTTAGTGAATGGGTTTCTTTCAATTGTATTAAACTTATGTCACTTATTTTTGTCATGCCTCTTGTTAGTTTGGTGAAATTAGAGTtaagttttaattaattagaataatgAGTTTTACttattcttttaaattagtttttgaattagtttcaacttgtgAATTTAATACGTTGTCCTTTTTATTAAGACGGTattattttctctaaaattagttGGAGTTTGCTTTTTTGTTGTTTCTGCAATAATATTTCAGGTTGATTTTCTATCtttgaatataataaattattaaattttattagactTACTTTTTCTAGGATAGAGTTTTAGGATGGAAGTGAGAGAAGGTCGCGCAGTGGCACCTTCTCGAAACACTTGTTTGCTAAAAATTGTGGAGTTATAAGTGGTTGCACACTAGAACAGttagaatttgatattttattgaatgCGTGTATGTTATAATTTATGCCAGCAGCTGTTTTCTCTGTGAAAACTGTTATATTTATCTGATGGATGTCTTTGAATTAAAAAGTTATGCCGAATTGtcatttaaattgtttaaaatatgtttggttTGTCAGAAAATGATAATTGTATTTGGTGGGAGATTCTAATTATAGGGTACACTTTAccgaattttctaaaaaaaattaataacttatgTTGTTTGTTGAATTCTAGGGTATATATTTCAATATGATTCTAAGTCATCGTCTATGGATGTATGATAGGGATAACGGTGGACGGGGAGTTTAAAACCTGAATTCTTTGAGGGGGTTGACGCATTTGTTGCATATGTCTTCAGAATGGAACCGTTTAGATCTGAAGGCCAATCTAGGTGTCCATGTCAAAAGTGCCGACCGATTAAGTGGTTAGGACTTGCAGACATAACACCTCACCTCTACTGTAATGGGTCAAGGATAGGTATTGGATGTGGACGGAACATGACGAAGTGGATGAGTAGGGAATTAACCAGTCTGCCTCAAATTTGATGTCGATCAACGAGGGTTCGGGTGGTGAGAGAACTAAACATAGAAGAAATAATTTGGGAGGGTAACCAAGAGAGACACAACGAGATGATGTTTGATGCAAGAGGTATTACAGAATTGGAAGAGGCTGAACAAGAACCTAACTTAGAGGGAAAGAGATTTTATCATCTGTTAGAATCTGCTGCGAGACCTTTGTTTGAGGGGTGCATTCATTCGGTGTTGTCTGCACGTGTTAGAATGATGAGTATTAAGTCAGAGTCAAATCATACTCAATAGACTTTTGATAAGTAGGACACTCTTTGCGACG is a window from the Arachis hypogaea cultivar Tifrunner chromosome 17, arahy.Tifrunner.gnm2.J5K5, whole genome shotgun sequence genome containing:
- the LOC112764840 gene encoding zinc finger protein ENHYDROUS, with product MTTEPPPMPLSGEEAATLSALDLETAPQPPAPPLKKKRNLPGMPDPDAEVIALSPKTLLATNRFVCEICNKGFQRDQNLQLHRRGHNLPWKLRQRATKEVRKRVYVCPEPSCVHHNPSRALGDLTGIKKHFCRKHGEKKLKCERCSKKYAVQSDWKAHMKTCGTREYRCGCGTLFSRRDSFVTHRAFCDALAEESAKAQTLSTDDKDGVGAGAGAGVTAASSSSPPQPPLTPSTSVVSPTLSIQSSEIPENATRLSPPTTCVAKAVTTSTVLATVLASSAGAAAPSTTSFPNVTAATSLSLSVPLYLSNNVNDPRHHYTACPQPSTTAALSATALLQKAAQMGAASSNTSLLRGLGLATSSTGYHPQDESGIENPIMQWNMSSHVKQENPSLADHNLGLGLPCGDPGFADVMMGSPPMTRDLLGLGIGGNGGDNVSRGGLSALLTSFGGNFDSSGDAGGVRHQ